One region of Qipengyuania sp. SS22 genomic DNA includes:
- a CDS encoding AAA family ATPase, producing the protein MRISKLRLSGFKSFVEPATLHIEPGLTGVVGPNGCGKSNLLEAIRWVMGENSPKSMRSGGMEDVIFAGTQSRPQRDFAEVVLQGADDDGDEMEVVRRIERGAGSAYRLNGSDVRAKDVALIFADAATGAHSPALVSQGKIAQVIAAKPTERRQMLEEAAGIAGLHVRRRDAESKLRQTETNLERLEDIMAGLDSQIASLRRQAKQAERYKKLSDEIKSAEARLVFARWREAAAAAEEAKAAATQADARVAEAQQEADAAQKAQRSAAETLAEARDEQADRRDDASAHGHRMAALSSQLEAAEQRLADLDRQQARLEADRGEADRLTKDAAEALSRLERELAASEQALAGDEEQRPALERAHEQAERDSRAAELALARATADNAGVEAEWRVAEAEIAQIRTRLDRAAAEGRRMAERRAALAGEDPDADVDAAKAAAEDAAQTLADRRRTLDEMQARKADLQASRDSAASALSEARAELSGVQREWEALTRDREARERAAAKRSGRQQAIDGVRAAKGYERAVAAALGRDGKALLGLPEGDAEGRYWTGAAAPSPVADSLSAHVETCSEELRAPLALMHVAEADDGRTLAPGHSLVTMDGRLRRWDGLVVHGEGSAEAARLEAENRFAELEERLPALRDAASAAQAAMDTAGEELARLQRDLVGAERELAGTAEAERQALRALDQAESARERLAARLEELDRSEAEHDELVAAAQSDLTAAEAKRDALPDPAAGRATLEAARTQNEAARTAMQARAAALAAHDQALAVARERASAQRSDMANWQARSGDAARRLSEMETRAEEITQERAVTAAKPEGLMREIEQGDQVRERLTRELAAAEKAVAEANTLAQEADRGFTATNEALAAARENRAGLSARAESQDGRRIEMARISGERFQCPPPLLPQRFEFDEDAIKSAETESGEMDRLTASRERIGPVNLVASEELARIESEHGANVEEQEELREAVSRLRGSIGNLNREGRERLRAAFEQVNDHFQRLFMRLFEGGEAHLALIDSDDPLEAGLEIFAQPPGKKLQSLTLLSGGEQALTATALIFALFLTNPAPICVLDEVDAPLDDANIDRFCDLLDAMTRETQTRYLIVTHNAVTMSRMHRLFGVTMIEKGVSRLVSVDLGGAEELLAAE; encoded by the coding sequence ATGCGCATCTCGAAGCTCCGGTTAAGCGGCTTCAAGAGCTTCGTCGAACCTGCCACCTTGCATATCGAACCGGGGCTGACGGGTGTCGTTGGCCCCAATGGCTGCGGCAAGTCCAACCTGCTCGAGGCGATCCGCTGGGTGATGGGCGAAAATTCGCCCAAATCCATGCGTTCGGGCGGGATGGAAGACGTCATCTTCGCGGGCACGCAAAGCCGCCCGCAGCGCGATTTCGCCGAAGTCGTGTTGCAGGGCGCGGACGATGACGGCGACGAGATGGAAGTGGTCCGCCGGATCGAGCGCGGCGCGGGCAGCGCCTATCGGCTCAATGGCAGCGACGTGCGCGCCAAGGATGTCGCGCTGATCTTTGCCGATGCGGCGACCGGCGCGCACAGCCCGGCGCTGGTCAGCCAAGGCAAGATCGCACAGGTCATCGCCGCCAAGCCGACCGAGCGCCGCCAGATGCTCGAGGAAGCGGCGGGGATCGCGGGGCTCCACGTCCGCCGCCGCGATGCGGAAAGCAAGCTGCGCCAGACCGAGACCAATCTCGAACGGCTCGAAGACATCATGGCGGGGCTCGACAGCCAGATCGCGTCATTGCGGCGGCAGGCCAAGCAGGCCGAACGCTACAAGAAACTGTCGGACGAGATAAAAAGCGCCGAGGCGCGGCTGGTGTTTGCGCGCTGGCGCGAGGCCGCTGCGGCGGCGGAGGAAGCCAAGGCGGCCGCCACGCAGGCCGATGCGCGCGTGGCCGAAGCGCAGCAGGAAGCCGATGCGGCGCAGAAAGCGCAGCGCAGTGCCGCCGAGACGCTGGCCGAAGCGCGCGACGAACAGGCCGATCGCCGCGACGATGCCAGCGCGCATGGCCACCGCATGGCCGCGCTGAGCAGCCAGCTCGAAGCGGCGGAGCAGCGGCTTGCCGATCTCGACCGGCAACAGGCGCGGCTCGAAGCCGACCGCGGCGAAGCCGACCGGCTGACCAAGGACGCCGCCGAAGCGCTGTCGCGGCTCGAACGCGAGTTGGCGGCGAGCGAACAGGCGCTGGCGGGCGATGAAGAACAACGCCCCGCGCTAGAACGCGCGCATGAGCAGGCCGAGCGCGACAGCCGCGCCGCCGAACTCGCGCTGGCGCGGGCCACCGCCGACAACGCCGGGGTCGAGGCCGAATGGCGTGTCGCCGAAGCGGAGATCGCGCAGATCAGGACCCGTCTCGACCGCGCCGCTGCCGAAGGACGCCGAATGGCCGAGCGCCGCGCGGCGCTGGCGGGCGAGGATCCCGATGCCGATGTCGATGCCGCCAAGGCCGCAGCCGAAGACGCCGCCCAAACGCTGGCCGACCGGCGCCGCACGCTCGATGAGATGCAGGCGCGCAAGGCCGACCTGCAGGCCAGCCGCGACAGCGCCGCATCCGCCCTCTCCGAAGCGCGCGCCGAGCTGTCCGGCGTGCAACGCGAATGGGAAGCGCTCACCCGCGACCGCGAAGCGCGCGAACGCGCCGCGGCCAAGCGCAGCGGGCGGCAACAGGCGATCGATGGCGTGCGCGCGGCCAAGGGCTATGAACGCGCGGTCGCAGCGGCGCTGGGGCGCGACGGCAAGGCATTGCTCGGCCTGCCCGAAGGCGATGCCGAGGGGCGCTACTGGACCGGGGCCGCCGCGCCCTCGCCCGTCGCCGACAGCCTGTCCGCGCATGTCGAGACCTGCTCCGAGGAATTGCGCGCGCCGCTGGCGCTGATGCATGTGGCGGAGGCCGACGACGGGCGCACGCTCGCCCCCGGCCATTCGCTGGTCACCATGGATGGGCGGTTGCGGCGCTGGGACGGTCTCGTCGTGCATGGCGAAGGATCTGCCGAAGCCGCGCGGCTGGAAGCGGAAAACCGCTTTGCCGAGCTGGAAGAGCGCCTGCCCGCGCTGCGCGACGCGGCGAGTGCAGCGCAGGCGGCAATGGATACCGCGGGCGAGGAACTGGCGCGCTTGCAGCGCGATCTGGTCGGTGCCGAGCGCGAGCTGGCCGGAACCGCCGAGGCCGAGCGGCAGGCATTGCGCGCGCTCGACCAGGCCGAATCCGCACGCGAACGGCTCGCCGCGCGGCTCGAAGAACTGGACCGCAGCGAGGCCGAGCATGACGAGCTGGTCGCTGCGGCACAGTCCGATCTGACCGCAGCCGAGGCCAAGCGCGATGCGCTGCCCGATCCGGCGGCGGGGCGCGCCACGCTCGAAGCCGCCCGCACGCAGAACGAAGCCGCGCGCACCGCGATGCAGGCGCGCGCCGCCGCGCTGGCAGCGCACGACCAGGCGCTGGCGGTGGCGCGCGAACGCGCCTCGGCGCAGCGCAGCGACATGGCCAATTGGCAGGCACGCAGCGGCGATGCGGCGCGGCGGCTGTCCGAAATGGAAACCCGCGCCGAGGAGATCACGCAGGAGCGCGCGGTCACTGCGGCCAAGCCCGAGGGGCTGATGCGCGAGATCGAACAGGGCGACCAGGTACGTGAGCGGCTGACCCGCGAGCTTGCCGCCGCCGAGAAGGCAGTCGCCGAAGCCAATACGCTGGCGCAGGAGGCCGACCGCGGCTTCACCGCGACCAACGAAGCGCTGGCCGCAGCGCGCGAGAACCGCGCCGGCCTGTCCGCGCGTGCGGAAAGCCAGGACGGCCGCCGGATCGAGATGGCGCGCATTTCGGGCGAGCGGTTCCAGTGCCCGCCCCCGCTGCTGCCACAGCGCTTCGAATTCGACGAGGACGCGATCAAGTCGGCCGAGACCGAGAGCGGCGAAATGGACCGGCTCACCGCCAGCCGCGAGCGGATCGGCCCCGTCAACCTCGTGGCATCGGAGGAACTCGCGCGGATCGAGAGCGAGCATGGCGCGAATGTTGAGGAACAGGAGGAATTGCGCGAAGCGGTCAGCCGCTTGCGCGGTTCGATCGGCAATCTCAACCGCGAAGGCCGCGAACGGCTGCGGGCGGCCTTCGAACAGGTCAACGACCATTTCCAGCGGCTGTTCATGCGGCTTTTCGAGGGCGGCGAGGCGCATCTGGCGCTAATCGACAGCGACGATCCACTGGAGGCCGGTCTGGAGATCTTCGCGCAGCCGCCCGGCAAGAAGCTGCAATCGCTCACGCTGCTGTCGGGCGGCGAACAGGCGCTAACCGCGACCGCGCTGATCTTCGCACTGTTCCTGACCAATCCCGCGCCGATCTGCGTGCTCGACGAGGTCGACGCGCCACTCGACGATGCGAATATCGACCGCTTCTGCGACCTGCTCGATGCGATGACGCGCGAAACGCAGACCCGCTATTTGATCGTGACGCATAACGCCGTGACGATGAGCCGCATGCACCGCCTGTTCGGCGTGACGATGATCGAAAAGGGTGTCAGCCGCCTGGTCAGCGTCGATCTTGGCGGGGCCGAGGAATTGCTCGCGGCGGAGTGA
- a CDS encoding GGDEF domain-containing protein yields the protein MPGHDQVQRAVLKSLVDTEQRSVIANLSCWVVTAIAAIFLPTAIYFLFPLIFRLVAMVGTRTTFARLRSALDEDRSFAREYRLLAVALVVGGAAWGSTLLPILAYPTLHPARLLVAGGTLVGMSIIVTMLSPAPRLATFFALGFLGAFGAGLVITDTPDGLILMLGMTILFLIFIAYSHASTFSQTRSAQLLVENRRLSDDLRASLERALHMADHDSLTGMFNRRAFFAHTKQALWAKRLVIMIDIDHFKTINDRYGHAVGDVVLKRIGRVIRTVLEEEVGTEHYAARLGGEEFAVMVPCGPTFENRALTDTLHRRIAGIAEQMEIEGLVTTASLGVAVMDRQQTLDEALHNADTALYRAKAQGRNRTEYALMSAKMAAIQSA from the coding sequence ATGCCCGGTCACGACCAAGTACAGCGCGCCGTCCTCAAGAGCCTGGTCGATACCGAACAGCGTTCGGTCATCGCCAATCTGTCGTGCTGGGTCGTCACCGCGATTGCCGCGATCTTCCTGCCGACCGCGATCTATTTCCTTTTCCCGCTGATCTTCCGGCTGGTTGCCATGGTCGGCACCCGTACCACCTTTGCGCGGCTGCGTTCCGCTCTCGACGAAGACCGCTCGTTTGCGCGCGAATACCGCCTGCTTGCTGTGGCGCTGGTGGTGGGCGGCGCGGCCTGGGGTTCCACCCTGCTGCCGATCCTCGCCTATCCGACGCTGCATCCCGCGCGCCTGCTGGTCGCGGGCGGCACGCTGGTCGGCATGAGCATTATCGTGACGATGCTGTCGCCCGCGCCGCGGCTCGCCACCTTCTTCGCGCTTGGGTTTCTCGGCGCATTCGGCGCGGGCCTGGTGATCACCGATACCCCCGACGGGCTGATACTGATGCTCGGCATGACGATCCTCTTCCTGATCTTCATCGCCTATTCGCATGCCTCGACTTTCAGCCAGACGCGCTCGGCGCAATTGCTGGTCGAGAACCGCCGGCTGAGCGACGATCTGCGCGCCTCGCTCGAACGCGCGCTGCACATGGCCGATCACGACAGTCTGACCGGCATGTTCAACCGTCGCGCGTTCTTCGCCCACACCAAGCAGGCACTATGGGCCAAGCGGCTGGTGATCATGATCGACATCGATCATTTCAAGACCATCAACGACCGCTATGGCCACGCCGTGGGCGACGTGGTGCTCAAGCGTATCGGGCGCGTGATCCGCACCGTTCTGGAAGAGGAAGTCGGCACGGAACATTACGCCGCGCGGCTGGGCGGCGAGGAATTCGCGGTCATGGTGCCCTGCGGCCCGACCTTCGAAAACCGCGCGCTTACCGATACGCTGCACCGGCGGATCGCGGGGATTGCGGAACAGATGGAAATCGAGGGGCTGGTGACTACCGCCTCGCTAGGCGTCGCGGTGATGGACCGGCAGCAGACGCTCGATGAAGCGCTGCACAATGCCGATACCGCGCTCTACCGCGCCAAGGCGCAGGGCCGAAACCGGACCGAATATGCTTTGATGTCAGCGAAAATGGCGGCGATCCAGAGCGCGTGA
- a CDS encoding MerR family transcriptional regulator: MATFDDGKEAGALRTIGEVAKATGIKAHVLRYWEQQFPMLKPLTRSGGRRYYRPEDVDLVERIDRLVNQEGYTLKGAKAALRGAPDPQAAAQQQVTTAPATAVDRDLLARLKALRAQLVAALD; this comes from the coding sequence ATGGCGACATTCGACGACGGCAAGGAAGCGGGCGCGCTGCGCACCATCGGCGAAGTCGCCAAGGCGACCGGGATCAAGGCGCATGTGCTGCGCTATTGGGAGCAGCAATTCCCCATGCTCAAACCGCTCACCCGCAGCGGCGGGCGCCGTTACTACCGTCCCGAGGATGTCGATCTGGTCGAGCGGATCGACCGGCTGGTCAATCAGGAAGGCTATACGCTCAAGGGCGCCAAGGCCGCACTGCGCGGCGCGCCCGATCCGCAGGCTGCAGCACAGCAGCAGGTGACGACCGCTCCGGCGACTGCTGTGGACCGCGATCTGCTGGCCAGGCTGAAAGCATTGCGCGCCCAACTGGTGGCAGCGCTCGACTGA
- a CDS encoding integration host factor subunit alpha: MMRSVGTLTRADLAETINRKMGLSRAESLDMVEAILGKMCDALADGENVKISGFGSFVLRDKKERIGRNPKTGVEVPITPRRVMTFRASQLLKERIANG; encoded by the coding sequence ATGATGCGCTCCGTGGGCACGCTCACCCGGGCCGACCTGGCCGAGACGATCAACCGCAAGATGGGGCTCTCGCGCGCCGAATCGCTCGATATGGTCGAAGCGATCCTCGGCAAGATGTGCGACGCGCTGGCGGATGGCGAAAATGTGAAGATTTCGGGCTTCGGCAGCTTCGTGCTGCGCGACAAGAAGGAACGCATCGGCCGCAATCCCAAGACCGGGGTCGAAGTGCCGATCACGCCGCGCCGCGTGATGACCTTCCGCGCCAGCCAACTGCTCAAAGAGCGCATCGCGAACGGCTGA
- a CDS encoding beta-ketoacyl-ACP synthase III produces MIRSVITGTGSALPRTCVTNADLADKVDTSDEWIVERTGIRQRYIADPDETTSTLAIDAARKALEAAGVEAGEIGLIILATATPDHTFPATATQVQAALECGGGVAFDVQAVCSGFLYALATADSLLRTGMARKALVIGAETFSRILDWDDRTTCVLFGDGAGAVVLEAQDVADDGPGILASRLHADGQHKDMLYVDGGPSTTGTVGKLRMKGREVFRHAVVNLANVLTEVLDETGVGAADIDWVVPHQANARILDATARKLDLPAEKVVVTVDRHANTSAASVPLALDTAMRDGRIKPGDLVMFEAMGGGFTWGASLARM; encoded by the coding sequence ATGATCCGTTCGGTCATCACCGGTACGGGCTCGGCGCTGCCGCGGACCTGCGTCACCAATGCGGACCTGGCCGACAAGGTCGATACCAGCGACGAGTGGATCGTCGAACGCACCGGCATCCGCCAGCGCTATATCGCCGATCCTGACGAGACGACCAGCACGCTGGCGATCGACGCCGCGCGCAAGGCGCTCGAGGCAGCAGGTGTCGAGGCCGGCGAGATCGGCCTGATCATCCTTGCCACCGCGACGCCCGACCATACCTTTCCCGCCACTGCCACGCAGGTGCAGGCCGCGCTCGAATGCGGCGGCGGCGTCGCCTTCGATGTGCAGGCGGTCTGCTCGGGCTTTCTCTATGCGCTCGCCACCGCCGATTCGCTGCTGCGGACCGGCATGGCGCGCAAGGCGCTGGTGATCGGCGCCGAAACCTTCAGCCGCATCCTCGACTGGGACGATCGCACCACCTGCGTGTTGTTCGGCGATGGTGCGGGTGCGGTTGTGCTCGAAGCGCAGGATGTCGCCGATGACGGACCCGGTATCCTTGCCAGCCGGCTCCATGCCGATGGGCAGCACAAGGACATGCTCTATGTCGATGGCGGCCCGTCGACCACGGGTACCGTGGGCAAGCTGCGGATGAAGGGCCGCGAGGTGTTCCGCCATGCGGTGGTCAATCTCGCCAATGTGCTCACCGAAGTGCTCGACGAAACCGGCGTCGGCGCCGCCGATATCGACTGGGTCGTGCCGCATCAGGCCAATGCCCGCATTCTCGATGCCACCGCGCGCAAGCTCGACCTGCCGGCCGAGAAGGTGGTCGTCACTGTCGACCGCCATGCCAATACCTCGGCCGCTTCGGTCCCGCTCGCGCTCGATACCGCGATGCGCGACGGGCGGATCAAGCCGGGCGATCTGGTCATGTTCGAGGCAATGGGCGGCGGGTTTACCTGGGGCGCCTCGCTCGCACGGATGTAG
- the plsX gene encoding phosphate acyltransferase PlsX yields MSLPRIAVDAMGGDEGVRVMVEGAALARRRHDKFQFLLVGDETRIKAALDTHPGMAGASEILHCTDVVGGDELPSRALRRAKTTSMGLAVNAVKQGDAGAAVSAGNTGALMAMSKLALRTMPGLDRPALAALLPTLTDDDVVMLDLGANRECDARNLVQFAIMGAAYSRIVTGRERPRTRLLNIGTEETKGTEDIQAAAEALRAATGLAMEFEGYVEADKINRGECDVVVCDGFSGNIALKAIEGAARFVTDLLRQAFTSSVRSKVGFLVSRPATELIRHHLDPNNHNGAVFLGLNGVVVKSHGSANAKGVANAVEVAARLLEDDITNRIKQDLGAIEPSSVAGK; encoded by the coding sequence ATGAGCCTGCCGCGTATCGCCGTCGATGCGATGGGCGGAGACGAAGGCGTGCGCGTGATGGTCGAAGGCGCCGCGCTTGCGCGTCGGCGTCACGACAAGTTCCAGTTCCTGCTGGTTGGCGACGAAACGCGCATCAAGGCCGCACTCGACACGCATCCCGGCATGGCCGGGGCGTCCGAAATCCTGCATTGCACCGACGTGGTCGGCGGCGACGAGCTGCCGAGCCGCGCGTTGCGCCGGGCCAAGACCACCAGCATGGGCCTTGCGGTCAATGCGGTGAAGCAGGGCGATGCCGGCGCCGCGGTTTCCGCAGGCAATACCGGCGCGTTGATGGCGATGAGCAAGCTTGCGCTGCGCACCATGCCCGGACTCGACCGTCCGGCGCTGGCCGCGCTCCTCCCCACGCTGACCGACGATGACGTGGTCATGCTCGATCTCGGAGCGAATCGCGAATGCGATGCCCGCAACCTCGTCCAGTTCGCGATCATGGGCGCCGCCTATTCGCGCATCGTCACCGGGCGTGAACGCCCGCGCACCCGCCTGCTCAATATCGGCACCGAGGAAACCAAGGGCACCGAGGATATCCAGGCCGCCGCCGAAGCGCTGCGCGCCGCCACCGGGCTGGCGATGGAATTCGAAGGCTATGTCGAAGCCGACAAGATCAACCGCGGCGAATGCGACGTGGTGGTGTGCGACGGTTTTTCGGGCAATATCGCACTGAAGGCGATCGAGGGCGCGGCGCGCTTCGTCACCGACCTGCTGCGCCAGGCATTCACCTCCAGCGTCCGTTCGAAAGTCGGCTTCCTCGTCTCGCGACCGGCAACCGAACTCATCCGGCACCATCTCGACCCGAACAATCACAATGGCGCGGTTTTCCTCGGCCTCAACGGCGTGGTGGTCAAAAGCCACGGCAGCGCCAATGCCAAGGGCGTCGCCAATGCGGTCGAAGTCGCCGCGCGGCTGCTGGAGGACGATATCACCAATCGCATCAAGCAGGATCTCGGCGCGATCGAACCGTCGAGCGTGGCGGGCAAATGA
- the rpmF gene encoding 50S ribosomal protein L32, translated as MAVPKRKVSPHRRGNRRAHDSLKVEAHHECSNCGELKRPHNLCSHCGYYNGREIIAVGL; from the coding sequence ATGGCCGTCCCCAAGAGGAAAGTATCGCCCCACCGCCGCGGCAATCGCCGTGCACATGATTCGCTCAAGGTCGAGGCCCATCATGAGTGCTCGAACTGCGGCGAACTCAAGCGCCCGCACAATCTGTGCTCGCACTGCGGATATTATAACGGCCGCGAAATCATCGCCGTCGGTCTTTAA
- a CDS encoding MAPEG family protein, with product MGIILPVTLTAAAAAAIINIWLSIRVGQMRAQKKVSIGDDAGGPLTARMRAQLNFVENTAFVLVLVAAIELAARGGEWLAWVVAAYMLGRVAHGLGMDGGALARGRPLGVLITMLVQLGLAVVAVLITLGVM from the coding sequence ATGGGCATTATCCTGCCGGTTACGCTTACCGCGGCCGCCGCCGCCGCCATCATCAATATCTGGCTCAGCATTCGCGTCGGACAGATGCGCGCGCAGAAGAAGGTTTCGATCGGCGACGATGCCGGGGGCCCGCTGACCGCGCGCATGCGCGCGCAGCTCAATTTCGTCGAGAACACCGCCTTCGTGCTGGTCCTCGTTGCGGCAATCGAACTGGCCGCCAGGGGCGGCGAATGGCTCGCCTGGGTGGTCGCGGCCTACATGCTCGGACGCGTGGCGCACGGGCTCGGCATGGATGGCGGCGCGCTGGCACGTGGCCGCCCGCTTGGAGTGCTCATCACCATGCTGGTCCAGCTGGGCCTCGCCGTAGTGGCAGTCCTGATCACGCTGGGCGTGATGTAA
- a CDS encoding MBL fold metallo-hydrolase has protein sequence MKAGIVPVTPLQQNCSLIWCTATNKGALIDPGGDLDKLKAAVAKSGVELEKILITHGHLDHCGEAGVLAKELGLPIEGPHEADRFWISRLGEDGAKYGMQAEVFEPDRWLDDGDTVTVGDLTLEVIHCPGHTPGHVVFFHRPSKFAVVGDVLFQGSIGRTDFPMGNHQDLIDAITQKLWPLGNDVTFIPGHGPTSTFGQERQTNAFVSDYALS, from the coding sequence ATGAAGGCGGGCATCGTTCCCGTAACCCCGCTGCAGCAGAATTGCTCGCTGATCTGGTGCACCGCGACCAACAAGGGCGCGCTGATCGATCCGGGCGGCGATCTCGACAAGCTCAAGGCAGCGGTCGCCAAAAGCGGGGTCGAGCTGGAGAAGATCCTCATCACCCACGGCCACCTCGACCATTGCGGCGAGGCGGGCGTGCTGGCGAAGGAACTCGGCCTGCCGATCGAGGGCCCGCACGAGGCCGACCGCTTCTGGATCAGCCGACTCGGCGAAGACGGCGCGAAATACGGCATGCAGGCCGAAGTGTTCGAACCCGATCGCTGGCTCGATGACGGCGACACCGTCACCGTCGGCGACCTCACGCTCGAGGTCATCCACTGCCCCGGCCACACGCCCGGCCACGTGGTGTTCTTCCACCGGCCGAGCAAGTTCGCCGTGGTCGGCGACGTCTTGTTCCAGGGCAGCATCGGCCGCACCGATTTCCCGATGGGCAACCACCAGGACCTGATCGACGCGATTACCCAGAAGCTGTGGCCGCTGGGCAATGACGTGACCTTTATCCCCGGCCACGGCCCGACCAGCACCTTTGGCCAGGAACGCCAGACCAACGCCTTCGTGAGCGATTACGCGCTTTCTTGA
- a CDS encoding helix-turn-helix transcriptional regulator, with translation MTPDRAKLVELAEAGRTSLASLSAMLGRNPSYLQQFVRKGSPRKLEEADRRRLAEFFGVSEVALGADPTHARASTPDEFITVPRLPLDASAGPGAFSAEEISFDSFRFSRRWLREMGLEGADLTAIRVEGDSMEPTLRSGDEIFVDRNKRSGEGIHVVRIGDALHVKQVQASAPGRIALISANDSYAPIDLAREEVEVIGRVVWKGGRL, from the coding sequence ATGACGCCGGACCGCGCGAAGCTGGTCGAACTGGCCGAGGCCGGGCGCACCAGCCTCGCCTCGCTTTCTGCCATGCTCGGCCGCAATCCCAGCTATCTCCAGCAATTCGTGCGCAAGGGTTCGCCGCGCAAGCTGGAGGAGGCGGACCGACGGCGGTTGGCCGAGTTCTTCGGCGTGTCCGAGGTCGCGCTGGGTGCCGATCCAACCCATGCGCGCGCCTCCACCCCGGACGAGTTTATCACCGTACCCCGCCTCCCGCTCGACGCCTCGGCGGGTCCCGGCGCGTTCTCGGCGGAGGAAATTTCCTTCGACAGCTTCCGCTTCAGCCGCCGTTGGCTGCGCGAAATGGGGCTGGAGGGTGCCGATCTCACCGCGATCCGCGTCGAGGGCGACAGCATGGAACCGACCCTGCGCAGCGGCGACGAGATTTTTGTCGACCGCAACAAGCGTTCGGGCGAGGGCATCCACGTCGTGCGCATCGGCGATGCGCTGCACGTCAAGCAGGTGCAGGCGAGTGCGCCGGGCCGCATTGCGCTGATCAGCGCCAACGACAGCTACGCCCCGATCGACCTCGCCCGCGAAGAAGTCGAAGTCATCGGCCGCGTGGTGTGGAAGGGGGGACGGTTGTGA
- a CDS encoding aldehyde dehydrogenase family protein, which yields MPTLEDTYPLYLNNQAQQPNKDLAVTDKFTGEVAFHTALASPEIIDEAIAGAVRATEPMAQLASYERQAVLQHCVERFTERFDELAYALCVEAGKPIKDSEGEVTRLIDTFRIAAEESVRMVGEVMPLDISARAKGYQSIWKRYPIGPCSFISPFNFPLNLAAHKVAPAIAVGCPFVMKPASKTPLGAIIMGEVLAETDLPEGAFSILPASRDGADLFTVDERLKLLSFTGSPAVGWDLKARCGKKKVVLELGGNAAVVVDHDADLDDALERIVFGAFYQSGQSCIGVQRIIVHEDVYDRFKDMLVAKTKTLVAGDPKDRDTFIGPMISEGEAKRLKGWIDEAVAGGATLLTGGGRKGNMLEATLLESVHKDAKALNEEAFGPLAILQKFADFDEALAEVNRSTFGLQAGIFTRDLFKMFDAWDRLEVGGVVINDVPSYRVDNMPYGGVKDSGLGREGIKFAMEDMTEIRNLVIRRG from the coding sequence ATGCCCACGCTCGAAGACACCTACCCGCTCTATCTCAACAACCAGGCGCAGCAGCCCAACAAAGATCTGGCGGTAACCGACAAGTTCACCGGCGAAGTGGCCTTCCATACCGCGCTCGCCAGCCCCGAGATCATCGACGAGGCGATTGCCGGGGCAGTGCGCGCGACCGAGCCAATGGCACAGCTCGCCAGCTATGAACGCCAGGCGGTGCTGCAGCACTGCGTCGAGCGGTTTACCGAACGGTTCGACGAGCTTGCCTATGCGCTGTGTGTCGAAGCGGGAAAGCCGATCAAGGATAGCGAGGGCGAGGTCACCCGGCTGATCGACACCTTCCGCATTGCGGCGGAAGAGTCGGTGCGCATGGTTGGCGAGGTCATGCCGCTGGATATCTCCGCGCGCGCCAAGGGCTATCAGTCGATCTGGAAACGCTATCCGATCGGGCCGTGCAGCTTCATCTCGCCGTTCAACTTCCCGCTCAACCTCGCCGCGCACAAGGTCGCGCCCGCGATCGCGGTGGGGTGCCCCTTCGTCATGAAGCCCGCCAGCAAGACCCCGCTCGGCGCGATCATCATGGGCGAAGTGCTCGCCGAGACCGACCTGCCCGAAGGCGCGTTCTCGATCCTGCCCGCCAGCCGCGACGGGGCGGACCTGTTCACCGTGGACGAACGACTCAAGCTGCTGAGCTTTACGGGGTCGCCTGCGGTCGGCTGGGATCTCAAGGCGCGCTGCGGCAAGAAGAAGGTCGTGCTCGAACTGGGCGGTAACGCCGCGGTGGTGGTCGATCACGATGCCGATCTCGACGACGCGCTCGAACGGATTGTCTTCGGCGCCTTCTACCAGAGCGGGCAGAGCTGCATCGGCGTGCAGCGGATCATCGTCCACGAAGATGTCTACGACCGCTTCAAGGATATGCTGGTCGCCAAGACGAAGACGCTGGTCGCGGGCGATCCCAAGGACCGCGACACTTTCATCGGCCCGATGATCTCGGAAGGCGAGGCCAAACGCCTCAAGGGCTGGATCGACGAAGCGGTCGCGGGCGGCGCGACGCTGCTGACGGGCGGCGGGCGCAAGGGCAACATGCTCGAAGCCACGCTGCTCGAAAGTGTGCACAAGGACGCCAAGGCGCTCAACGAAGAAGCCTTCGGCCCGCTCGCGATCCTGCAGAAGTTTGCGGACTTCGACGAGGCACTGGCCGAAGTGAATCGCTCCACCTTCGGGCTGCAGGCAGGCATTTTCACGCGCGACCTGTTCAAGATGTTCGACGCCTGGGACCGGCTCGAGGTCGGCGGTGTGGTGATCAACGACGTCCCCAGCTACCGCGTCGACAACATGCCCTATGGCGGCGTGAAGGACAGCGGTTTGGGCCGCGAAGGCATCAAGTTCGCGATGGAGGACATGACCGAGATCCGGAACCTGGTGATCCGGCGGGGGTGA